From a single Sulfolobus sp. E5-1-F genomic region:
- a CDS encoding MFS transporter, whose translation MNSNSILFVLTLGSLMAAVDTTIVLLALPTITSSLHTDLLSSIWVLLAYMIVISVLSTQAGRIGDLFGKGRVYNLGFVIFTVASALCGISTNIDMLIIFRIIQAIGGSMLVANSSSIVADVFPPNRRGKAYGITSLGWNIGALVGIVLGGILTTFLGWQYIFYINVPIGIVAVILGVMNIRDINKVNTKLDIPGAIFLGILLALISLSLMFIAASGISTDNIIELALGVVLIPLFLLNEARSKYPILNLKIFKIRLLTYSLLANFLQGIGGLSLSFLLIMYLQGVRGLSPLDSSLLLTPGYVVASILAPFMGKVADKGKPGIIAGIGLIFIFITLILYFLLLTPTTNYYLIVGISAITGIGSAMFWPSNSTAIMFHAPKEYYGSVSGLSRTLGNIGTILSYVLSIVVATLSIPRNVAFEIFIGTTTLNGDVSVTFVNGLHFAFLISSIIIIIAMVFSFMSGKTQESVT comes from the coding sequence ATGAATAGTAACTCCATCTTATTTGTATTAACTCTAGGATCTCTAATGGCTGCAGTAGATACTACAATAGTATTACTAGCACTTCCTACAATTACATCAAGCTTGCATACCGACTTATTATCGTCAATATGGGTACTTTTAGCTTACATGATAGTTATTTCAGTTTTATCAACACAAGCTGGTAGGATAGGTGATTTATTCGGAAAAGGAAGGGTCTATAATTTGGGGTTTGTAATATTTACGGTAGCTTCAGCCTTATGTGGTATTTCAACTAATATAGATATGTTGATTATATTTAGAATTATACAAGCTATCGGAGGGTCAATGCTAGTAGCCAATAGTTCATCCATAGTGGCTGATGTATTCCCACCCAATAGAAGAGGAAAGGCTTATGGAATAACTAGTTTAGGCTGGAACATAGGGGCGTTAGTGGGTATTGTTTTAGGTGGGATTTTGACTACTTTTTTAGGCTGGCAATACATATTTTACATTAATGTACCAATTGGAATAGTAGCAGTTATTTTAGGAGTAATGAATATTAGAGATATCAATAAGGTTAACACGAAACTAGATATCCCAGGAGCAATCTTTCTGGGCATTTTATTAGCATTAATATCACTATCATTAATGTTCATTGCTGCATCTGGAATTTCTACTGATAATATTATAGAGTTAGCTCTAGGTGTAGTGCTAATACCTTTATTTCTGTTGAATGAAGCTAGGAGTAAATATCCTATATTGAATTTGAAGATATTCAAAATAAGGCTTTTAACATACTCACTCTTAGCTAATTTCCTTCAAGGGATAGGAGGGCTTTCCTTGAGTTTCTTACTTATAATGTATCTTCAAGGCGTGAGAGGACTTAGTCCTTTAGATAGTTCCTTATTGTTAACCCCAGGATATGTTGTTGCCAGCATTTTAGCCCCATTTATGGGAAAAGTAGCGGATAAGGGAAAGCCAGGTATAATAGCAGGTATAGGCTTGATATTTATTTTCATAACCTTGATCCTATACTTCCTCTTGCTAACACCTACTACTAACTATTATTTAATTGTAGGAATTAGTGCTATTACTGGCATAGGCTCTGCTATGTTCTGGCCGTCCAATTCAACTGCTATAATGTTTCATGCACCTAAAGAATATTACGGTTCAGTCTCAGGTTTATCTAGAACGTTAGGGAATATAGGCACTATTCTAAGCTACGTTTTAAGCATAGTAGTTGCAACTTTGAGTATACCGAGGAATGTTGCATTTGAGATATTTATTGGAACTACAACGTTGAATGGAGACGTAAGTGTAACGTTTGTTAATGGTTTACATTTTGCTTTTCTCATATCTTCTATTATAATAATAATTGCTATGGTATTTTCTTTCATGAGTGGGAAAACTCAAGAGAGTGTCACTTAA
- a CDS encoding YkgJ family cysteine cluster protein, which produces MRINVDQINLMTKKGLRGDLNSFERVLEFLEKYEHSPVVKYGMYSLVFQIAMNKFIDVSKYCEECGGKCCQIGYPVPVYRFDYEELRDRLDMDDLKKFEKVDNNLFLLRRPCQFQKGWLCSIHKIKPYACLSYPFATEDDQKEVINSYDGKGIPDFKVPEYCLASKQVKEIINQIINDLINKLGRIPTPRELYNEVKSRYYKNEETTSR; this is translated from the coding sequence ATGAGAATTAACGTTGATCAGATTAATCTAATGACCAAAAAAGGTTTAAGAGGTGATTTGAATAGCTTTGAGAGAGTACTAGAATTTCTAGAGAAGTATGAACATTCACCAGTAGTAAAATATGGTATGTACTCTTTGGTATTTCAGATTGCTATGAATAAATTTATTGATGTTTCGAAATATTGTGAAGAATGCGGAGGGAAATGCTGTCAAATTGGTTACCCAGTACCGGTATATAGATTTGATTACGAGGAATTAAGGGATAGGTTGGATATGGATGATTTGAAGAAATTTGAAAAAGTGGACAATAACTTATTTTTGTTAAGAAGACCTTGTCAGTTTCAAAAAGGATGGCTTTGTAGTATTCATAAGATTAAACCATATGCGTGTCTCTCATATCCATTTGCAACAGAAGATGACCAAAAGGAAGTAATAAACTCATATGATGGGAAAGGAATTCCAGATTTTAAGGTGCCAGAATATTGTCTAGCAAGTAAGCAAGTGAAAGAAATTATAAACCAAATAATCAATGATTTAATTAACAAGTTGGGAAGAATACCTACACCGAGAGAGTTATATAATGAGGTTAAATCAAGATATTACAAGAATGAGGAAACCACCAGTAGATGA
- a CDS encoding tetratricopeptide repeat protein, with the protein MSEILELINKGKFDEALKRLKEEMEQKRDDPELYYLMGFVYFKTGKYKRAIDSLSKAVSLKKNEAKYHCLLGYSLYEEGYNIGDEKLIRKALKELQLSVEIDKDLPNKEKEYHYYMANILYELEDYEKALEEINETLKFYNSSEVHKLKGDILFQLKKYDKAIEEYKTNLNDDKNLYAIAYTYFTMGKYEQALEYYEKAISINPEEPYYYEGKAETLLFMGKLDEAYSTIKKALDIDPDNPHIKLTEVEILAEINSKEATKVLTEYLEEMYEFREVICEEIKVRKVKEKTRELLEKISLRFC; encoded by the coding sequence ATGAGTGAAATATTAGAGCTAATAAATAAAGGGAAATTTGATGAAGCCTTAAAGAGGCTTAAAGAAGAAATGGAGCAAAAGAGAGATGATCCTGAACTATACTATTTGATGGGGTTTGTGTATTTTAAAACTGGCAAATATAAAAGGGCAATAGACAGCTTAAGTAAAGCTGTAAGTCTAAAGAAGAATGAGGCAAAATATCATTGTCTTCTAGGATATTCGTTATATGAGGAAGGATATAACATTGGCGATGAAAAGTTAATAAGAAAGGCCTTAAAGGAACTTCAACTTTCAGTCGAGATTGACAAGGATTTACCTAATAAGGAAAAGGAATATCATTACTATATGGCTAACATTCTATATGAACTAGAAGATTATGAAAAAGCTTTGGAAGAAATTAATGAGACTTTAAAATTTTACAACTCTTCAGAGGTTCATAAATTGAAAGGAGATATTTTATTTCAATTGAAGAAATACGATAAAGCAATTGAGGAATATAAGACTAATTTGAACGATGATAAAAACCTCTATGCAATAGCATATACGTACTTTACTATGGGTAAATATGAACAAGCCCTTGAGTACTACGAGAAGGCAATTAGTATAAATCCGGAAGAGCCGTACTATTATGAGGGTAAGGCAGAAACATTACTCTTTATGGGAAAGCTTGATGAGGCTTATAGCACTATAAAGAAAGCTTTAGATATTGATCCGGATAACCCTCACATTAAACTAACTGAAGTAGAGATCCTAGCAGAGATTAATAGCAAAGAGGCTACAAAAGTTTTAACAGAATATTTAGAAGAGATGTATGAGTTTAGAGAAGTTATTTGTGAAGAAATTAAGGTCAGAAAGGTTAAGGAAAAAACTAGAGAACTCTTAGAGAAAATAAGTCTCAGGTTCTGTTAG
- a CDS encoding AIR synthase family protein, whose product MHLGKINEDVFNRVIYPHLGEKRKEVLVGPQHGVDTAAIDLQDNRVLVVKTDPVFIVPQFGFKKAAWFAVHILASDVMTSGIPPQYAVIDLNLPPKIKDEEFEEMWIGIHEALKEIGVMVVGGHTGVYEGTDYPMVGGFTMFGIGEKEKLGMPSKVRVGDSVIMTKGPAIEATALLANLYPEYFKQRLDKEIFNEAYNMYWKMSCWKDGLIASRIGIHLMHDATEGGVFGALTEVARASGKGMKVYEDRLFINRAVREVTRIVNIDPWMSISEGTMIIVTDKGKEVIDELSKEGIEAKIIGEIVDQSEDVMLIKKDGSRVKIEHPLEDPFWRAFFDLANRT is encoded by the coding sequence ATGCATCTAGGAAAGATAAATGAGGATGTATTTAACAGAGTAATCTACCCTCATCTTGGTGAAAAACGAAAAGAAGTTTTAGTTGGTCCTCAACACGGAGTGGATACTGCGGCAATAGATCTTCAAGATAATAGAGTCTTAGTAGTAAAGACTGATCCAGTTTTCATAGTACCACAATTCGGGTTCAAGAAAGCAGCGTGGTTTGCAGTACACATACTAGCTAGTGATGTAATGACCTCTGGTATTCCTCCTCAATACGCTGTTATAGATCTAAACTTACCACCTAAAATTAAAGATGAGGAATTTGAGGAGATGTGGATTGGAATTCATGAAGCGTTAAAGGAAATTGGAGTAATGGTAGTTGGTGGTCATACTGGTGTTTATGAAGGTACTGATTATCCAATGGTCGGAGGATTCACAATGTTTGGAATAGGAGAGAAGGAGAAGCTAGGAATGCCATCAAAGGTTAGAGTAGGAGATAGTGTGATAATGACAAAGGGTCCAGCAATAGAAGCCACTGCTCTTCTGGCTAACCTTTACCCAGAGTATTTTAAACAAAGGTTAGACAAGGAGATTTTTAATGAGGCTTATAATATGTATTGGAAAATGAGTTGTTGGAAAGATGGTTTAATAGCATCTAGAATTGGTATTCATCTTATGCATGATGCTACAGAAGGAGGGGTCTTTGGGGCTTTAACAGAGGTTGCAAGAGCTAGTGGTAAGGGTATGAAAGTGTATGAGGATAGGCTTTTCATTAATAGAGCTGTTAGAGAGGTAACTAGGATAGTTAACATAGATCCATGGATGTCCATAAGTGAGGGTACTATGATCATAGTTACTGATAAAGGAAAGGAAGTAATTGACGAGTTGAGTAAAGAAGGTATTGAGGCTAAAATAATTGGAGAGATAGTAGATCAAAGCGAAGATGTAATGTTGATTAAGAAAGATGGGAGTAGAGTAAAGATAGAGCATCCGTTAGAGGATCCCTTCTGGAGAGCTTTTTTCGATTTAGCTAACAGAACCTGA
- a CDS encoding DoxX family protein — MDPTLASIGLLIFRILYGISLIPHGVVKTNKNVNSQFKGFMKQLGVPPIFVDLSMLIEILGGLLVIVGAISLIVSVVLILFFLGTIVVSHRMKKPLATGMNPGVDLDILFLAGAIILLLLGPGQFAILTGPQI; from the coding sequence ATGGATCCGACCCTAGCCTCAATTGGTCTATTAATATTCAGAATACTATATGGGATTTCACTAATACCTCACGGTGTGGTAAAGACTAATAAAAACGTGAACTCTCAATTTAAAGGATTTATGAAGCAGTTAGGAGTACCGCCAATATTTGTAGATCTCTCAATGTTAATTGAAATTCTAGGAGGGCTTCTAGTAATAGTTGGAGCAATATCGCTAATAGTTTCAGTGGTATTAATTCTGTTCTTTTTAGGTACAATAGTAGTAAGTCATAGGATGAAAAAACCGCTAGCTACTGGAATGAATCCAGGAGTAGATCTAGATATATTATTTCTTGCTGGAGCAATAATCTTACTATTGCTAGGTCCAGGTCAGTTCGCCATATTAACTGGTCCACAAATTTAA
- a CDS encoding PhoH family protein has translation MIMETIKPYTKGQEDLLAALKNDKLQIVGVFGPTGTGKSLFSLAYGIDSVISGKYKKLIVAKPIVDVVTQEEVTKKELEDYENVVRAYMQDVLGGFVEEKVLNDLINSDKIEIVDSRYLRGRSFNNSIIFIDDIQSLKPESVLELFIRVGKDSRLIVAGDPIFQALAGQESSAIIREVLIDEKDTKVVDLGIKDIVRSGAKRGLRLLLEYKLRSRKTSEIEKKIYDTTMVHAPDALILTVTEFSAEKSKLGINYENVPDALIIAKTGSAGRVIGKNGERINAIEKDIGKKIRVWELSLDFKELVRSIHPVPWISKHIEDADFLGNSLAITLKKESGAFMGQKGVYVRLVDYVVKSLFGIGVKAIVPEEEKKN, from the coding sequence ATGATAATGGAGACAATTAAACCTTATACTAAAGGACAAGAGGATTTACTTGCAGCGTTAAAAAATGATAAACTACAAATAGTAGGAGTTTTCGGTCCTACTGGTACCGGAAAGAGTTTGTTTTCACTAGCCTATGGTATAGATTCGGTAATTTCAGGCAAGTACAAAAAATTAATAGTAGCCAAGCCAATAGTGGACGTTGTTACACAAGAAGAGGTTACCAAAAAAGAGTTAGAGGATTACGAAAACGTAGTAAGGGCATACATGCAAGATGTATTAGGTGGGTTTGTTGAGGAAAAAGTTTTAAATGATCTGATAAATTCCGATAAAATTGAAATTGTTGATTCCAGATATTTGAGAGGAAGATCCTTTAATAATTCAATTATATTTATCGATGATATACAGTCCTTAAAACCTGAGAGTGTACTAGAGCTTTTCATAAGGGTCGGTAAGGATTCGAGGTTAATAGTTGCGGGCGATCCGATATTTCAAGCATTAGCCGGCCAAGAGTCCTCAGCAATAATTAGAGAGGTATTAATTGATGAAAAGGACACTAAAGTCGTGGATTTAGGTATAAAAGATATAGTAAGAAGCGGTGCTAAGAGGGGTTTAAGGCTTTTATTAGAATATAAACTTAGGTCAAGAAAGACGAGTGAAATCGAGAAAAAGATATATGATACCACAATGGTACATGCACCTGACGCTTTAATATTAACAGTTACTGAGTTTTCTGCGGAAAAATCGAAACTAGGTATAAATTATGAGAACGTGCCAGATGCGTTGATAATAGCGAAGACTGGTAGCGCAGGTAGAGTAATAGGGAAAAATGGTGAGAGAATTAACGCAATTGAGAAAGACATTGGAAAGAAGATTAGAGTTTGGGAATTATCACTCGATTTTAAGGAACTAGTTAGATCAATACATCCAGTACCATGGATATCAAAGCATATTGAAGATGCGGACTTTCTTGGAAACTCATTAGCTATAACTCTCAAAAAAGAGAGTGGAGCATTTATGGGACAGAAGGGAGTATATGTAAGATTAGTTGATTACGTAGTGAAATCGCTATTTGGGATTGGAGTTAAGGCTATAGTTCCAGAGGAAGAAAAGAAAAACTAA
- a CDS encoding purine-nucleoside phosphorylase — protein MNPIHILAKKGEVAERVLIAGDPGRVKILSSLLESAKLVNENRGFLVYTGRYNGETVSIATHGIGGPSIAIVLEELAMLGGKVFIRFGTTGALVPYINLGEYIIVTGASYNQGGIFYQYLKDNACVAATPDFELTNKLVSSFSKRGLKYYVGNVFSSDAFYAEDEDFVKRWSSRGNIAVEMECATLFMLSRHKGWRSAAVLVTSDNLAKGGIWISKEDLEKNVMEGARAVLDALTS, from the coding sequence ATGAATCCAATTCACATTTTGGCTAAAAAGGGAGAAGTCGCGGAAAGGGTTCTAATAGCCGGAGATCCGGGTAGGGTTAAGATTCTATCATCTCTTCTGGAAAGTGCAAAATTGGTTAATGAAAATAGGGGATTTCTAGTGTATACTGGTAGATATAACGGCGAAACTGTAAGTATTGCGACCCATGGAATAGGAGGTCCTTCAATAGCAATAGTTCTAGAGGAATTGGCAATGTTAGGTGGTAAAGTATTCATCAGATTTGGCACTACTGGTGCTTTAGTTCCATATATTAATTTAGGAGAATACATTATAGTTACTGGAGCATCTTACAATCAAGGTGGAATATTCTACCAGTATTTGAAAGATAATGCTTGCGTTGCAGCAACTCCAGATTTTGAATTAACTAATAAGCTAGTGTCATCATTCTCTAAGAGAGGATTAAAGTATTATGTTGGAAACGTATTTAGTAGTGATGCCTTCTATGCGGAGGATGAGGATTTTGTAAAGAGGTGGAGTAGTAGAGGTAATATAGCTGTTGAGATGGAATGTGCAACGTTATTTATGTTAAGTAGACATAAGGGTTGGAGGAGTGCTGCAGTATTAGTCACTAGTGATAATTTGGCTAAAGGTGGCATTTGGATTTCAAAGGAGGATTTAGAGAAAAATGTCATGGAAGGAGCTAGGGCTGTTTTAGATGCACTAACGAGTTAA
- a CDS encoding SMP-30/gluconolactonase/LRE family protein — protein sequence MDSNLITLSNYKAVLGEGPVYDKDLNKLFWVDIEGKKILVNDLNTGTEVFYEMPDLVSSLCVIDNKRVIATIRHGFYIVDLEKNEIKKDAEVETEMESNRFNDGKCDKLGRYWAGTMNMNERKPTGNFYKFDGNKVTKILEGLTVSNGLGWDPDNEQMFLIDSPVRKVFMFDFDLNKGEIYNRRVAVDFGNEPGNPDGMAVDEEGYIWVAHWGGGKVSRWNPKSGKKLFEIKVPATYVTSVTFGTPELNQLFITTAGKSQDPLAGKTFTTRVNVRGLPNFRFKIS from the coding sequence ATGGATTCAAATTTAATTACCTTAAGCAATTACAAGGCAGTTTTAGGGGAAGGTCCAGTTTACGATAAGGATTTAAACAAACTTTTTTGGGTTGATATTGAGGGAAAGAAAATATTAGTTAACGATCTTAATACTGGTACTGAGGTATTCTATGAAATGCCGGATCTCGTCTCATCCTTATGTGTTATTGATAATAAGAGGGTTATTGCTACAATTAGACATGGATTTTACATAGTAGATTTAGAAAAAAACGAGATTAAAAAGGACGCTGAAGTGGAAACTGAAATGGAATCGAATAGGTTTAACGATGGCAAATGCGATAAGCTTGGGCGATATTGGGCCGGAACTATGAATATGAACGAAAGGAAACCAACTGGAAATTTCTATAAGTTTGATGGTAATAAGGTAACTAAGATACTAGAAGGTCTTACGGTGTCAAATGGTCTAGGTTGGGATCCGGATAACGAACAAATGTTCCTTATTGATAGTCCAGTGAGAAAGGTCTTTATGTTCGATTTTGACTTGAATAAAGGAGAAATCTACAATAGAAGGGTTGCAGTAGATTTTGGAAATGAACCGGGTAACCCTGATGGAATGGCAGTTGATGAGGAAGGATATATTTGGGTAGCCCACTGGGGTGGAGGAAAGGTTAGTAGATGGAATCCTAAAAGCGGAAAGAAACTTTTTGAGATAAAAGTTCCAGCAACCTATGTTACATCAGTAACTTTCGGTACTCCAGAGTTAAATCAATTATTCATTACCACTGCTGGAAAGAGCCAAGATCCATTAGCTGGAAAAACGTTCACAACGAGAGTTAATGTAAGGGGACTACCCAATTTTAGGTTTAAAATCTCATAA